ATCCTTAGATTTATCTAAAAAAAACGCCCCGGTTTCCCGAGGCGTTTCATTTGTATTTTTAGAACTGTTTTCTAATAATGACCTTTTTCTACATAATGCGCTGCAATTTTTTCTGTCAGGGCAATTACGTTCGGTTGGTTCGTGTATTTCGTAAATCTTCTAAGACCGGAAAGCATCATGCGCTGCTCGTCGCCTTCGGCGAAAGAAATAATTCCTTCTTTGGCCGCTGCGATGATTTTTTCGGTGGCTTTGTAAAGGTTCAGCTGGGCCATCGCCACTTCCACAGAATCTGCGGTGAAGTGTTTCTCGGCTCTCAACACTGCGGATTCCGCCATGTAAATCTGGTTCAGGATTTCAGAAGCGTTTAATAACAAATGCTGCTGTTTTTCCATCTCCATCATGTATTTCTGAAGGGCAGCGCCGGAAACCATTAAAAATACTTTTTTCAGGTTCGCAATCACCGCTTTTTCTTCGCTCAGGAGTTCAGAATAATCAGGCACATCGAAAGACGGAATTCCCATCAGTTCTTTTCCTACTGCCATCGCTGGTTTCAGCAAATCAAGCTGGCCTTTCATGGTTTTCTTGATGAGCATTCCTACGGCTAGCAATCTGTTGATTTCGTTGGTACCTTCGTAGATTCTTCCGATACGGGCGTCTCTCCATGCCGCTTCCATAGGTGCGTCGGAAGAGAATCCCATACCACCGTAAATCTGAATTCCTTCATCAGCAGTATTCTGCGTTAAATCAGATACGAAAACTTTAAGGATTGACGCTTCTACCGCAAATTCTTCAACACCTTTCAGTTCAGCTTCCTGGTGATTCATTCCGCCTGCAACAAGCTCGTCGATTTTGTCCTGAACATCTTTTGCTGCACGGTAAGATCCGGCTTCGGAAACGAAAATTCCGGTTGCCATTTCTGCGATTTTCTTTCTGATTGCTCCGAAAGTAGAGATCGCAACACCGAACTGTTTTCTTTCGTTGGCGTATTTTGTTGCGTGAGCTAAGATTCTGCGCTGTCCGTCTAGGTTTGCAGCAGCAAGTTTAATTCTGCCAACGTTCAAAGCATTTAAAGCGATTTTGAAACCGTTGTTTCTTTCGCCCAGAAGATTTTCCACAGGAACTTTCATGTCATTGAAGAAAACCTGACGGGTAGAAGAGGAGCGGATGCCGAGTTTGTGCTCTTCTTCACCGAAAGTTAAACCTTCGGTACCTGTTTTTTCTACGATAAATCCGGTGATGTTTTTGTCGTCATCAATCTTTGCGAAAACGATGAAAATCTCTGCAAAACCTGCATTCGAAATCCACATTTTCTGTCCGTTAATGATGTAATGTTTACCGTCTTCGGAAAGTTTGGCTTTTGTTTTCCCTGAATTGGCATCTGAACCTGCATCAGGCTCTGTTAAACAGTAAGCACCGAATTTGGTTCCTGTCGCTAAATCAGGAAGGTATTTATTCTTTTGCTCTTCAGTACCGTAAAGAAGGATCGGAAGGGTTCCGATTCCTGTGTGGGCACCGTAAGCTGTAGCTAAAGATCCGTTTCCGCCGGATAGGTAGTCGCACGCCAACATCGTGGTTACGAATCCCATTCCTAGGCCGCCGTACTGTTCCGGCACGGTAACACCGAGGAAGCCCATTTCGCCAAGCTGACGCATGGTTGCTTCGGTTAAAGCGTAATCTTTGCTTTCGAATCTTTCGTGGTGCGGAACCACTTCTCTGTCGATAAATTCTTTCGCAGAGTCGCGCATCATTTTTTGTTCTTCCGACAGTTCTTCAAGAGTGAAGATGTCCTGAGCAGGAGTTTCAGTGATTAAGAAATCTCCGCCGATAAGTGTTTTTTGGGTTGTATCGCTCATGATTATTTGTTGTATTATGTACGATGTAAAATGTACAACGTACTGGAGTTATAAATTAATTTGAAATACTTTGTACACCGTACATTGCACTTTTTACAGTTAAAGCAGTTCGAAAATACTCGCTGCTCCCTGACCTGTTCCTACGCACATGGAAACCATGCCGTACTTGTTGCCGCGTCTTCTCATTTCATCAAGAAGCTGAACGGTAAGTTTGGTTCCGGTACAGCCCAGCGGGTGACCGAGGGCGATTGCGCCTCCGTTTACGTTGAGGATGTCAGGGTTTAATCCCAGTTCTTTCTTAATCGCTACAGATTGTGAAGCGAAGGCTTCGTTAAGTTCAATTAAGTCGATATCTTTTAATTCTAAACCTGCCTGCTTTAAAGCTTTCGGAATCGCATAGATAGGACCCATTCCCATGATTCTTGGCTCTAAACCGGCTGCTGCGTAAGCGACCAGTCTTGCTTCAGGTTCCAGACCTAATTCTTTCACCATTTCTTCGGACATCACGATCACGAAAGCCGCACCGTCACTCATTTGTGAAGAGTTTCCAGCCGTAACCGAACCGCCGTTTGCAAAAACCGGACGAAGCTTGGCTAAGCCTTCAATTGAAGTGTCTTTTCTTGGGCCTTCATCTACATTAAAATCGAATTTCTTGGTCTGCATTTTCTGGTTTTCATCCAGGAAATTATATTCAACCGGAATAGAAACAATCTGGTTCGCGAATTTTCCTTCTTCATTGGCTTTCAAAGCTTTCATGTGCGATTCGTAAGCGAACTGATCCTGCTCTTCGCGGGAAATTTTGTACTGGTTTGCAACTTCTTCTGCAGTGTAACCCATTCCCCAATAGTAATCAGGGTTTGTTTTTGCGATTTCAGTTTCCGGAACCGGTTTATAACCGCCCATTGGGATATAGCTCATGGATTCTGTTCCGCCTGCGATGATACAGTCGGCCATTCCTGCCTGAATTTTCGCTGATGCGATTGCGATGGCTTCAGAACCTGAGGCACAGTAACGGTTTACGGTAACTCCGGGAACTTTGTCGGTATTTAATCCCATTAATGAAATTAAACGCGCGACATTTAAACCCTGTTCCGCTTCCGGCATTGCGTTTCCAACGATTAAATCGTCAATTCTGTCTTTGTCGAGTTGCGGAACCGCAGCCATTAATTTTTCAATAACGGTTGCAGCCAGAACATCGGGTCTTGTAAATCTCAGACTGCCTTTTGGCGCTTTGCCTACAGCCGTTCTGAAACCTTTTATGATATATGCTTGTCTTGACATTTTTCTTAAATTTTAAAATTAGTTTCTCAACGGTTTTCCATTCTGTAACATATACTGAATTCTTTCCAAAGTTTTTCTTTCACCACAAAGCTGAAGGAAAGTTTCTCTTTCAAGGTTCAGTAAATACTGCTCGGTAACTACGGTTGGTTCGGAAAGATTTCCGCCTACCAGAACGTTGGCAAGTTTGTCGGCAATCTTTTTGTCGTGCTCAGAAATGTATTTTCCGGTCAGCATTTGGTCAGTTCCAACATAGAACATTCCGAGAGCGTCTTTTCCAAGAACTTTTACTTTCTGTTCGATCGGCTGGGTGTAACCCTGATCTGCCATCAGTTTAGCCACTTTTTTAGCTTCCAGAATCTGGGTGTTTTTGTTCACGACTACGATGTCCTTATGGTTTTCTAAAATTCCCATATCGTAAGCTTCGTAAGCAGAAGTTGCCACTTTACCCATCGCGATATTCATGAAAGCATCTCGGAGACGGTTGTTTTTAACATCATCGCTGTGGAATTCCCTTGAAGTTCTGATCGCGAATTCTTTGGTACCGCCACCGCCAGGAATTACACCAACGCCGGTTTCAACCAGTCCGATATAAGTTTCTGCAGCTGCAACCACTTTGTCGGCATGCATTGTCATTTCGCAACCGCCGCCTAAAGTCATTCCATGAGGAGCAACAACAACAGGAATTGAGGAATAGCGAACTCTCATCATGGATTTCTGGAAGTAGGCGATTGCCATATTCAAATCATCCCAATCCTGTTCTATCGCCATCATTAAAATCATTGCTAAATTCGCTCCCACTGAGAAATTTGCGCCCTGATTTCCGATGACTAATCCGTCGTATTCTTTTTCTGCTAAATCGATTGCTCTGTTCAAACCATCTAAAACTTCCCCGCCCAAAGAATTCATTTTGGAACGGATTTCAAAATTGATGATTCCGTCACCTAAATCCTGAATCGCAGAACCTGAATTGCTCCAAAGGGTTTTATTTTTTCTGATATTATCAAGAATGATAAATGCTTCCTGACCTGGAATATTGCTGTAGTTTCCTGAGTTTTTATCGAAATAAATACTTTGGCCTTCGTCGTTAACTTTATAGAAGGTTTCAACATTTTTAACCCAGTCAGAAACTTCATAACCTGCTTCTTTAGCCAGATCGATTCCTTTCTGAACTCCCACTGCATCCCAAATTTCGAAAGGTCCGTTTTCCCAGCCGAAACCTGCCCGCATTGCGTCATCTATTTTATAAACTTCGTCAGAAATTTCAGGGACTTTGTGCGAAACATATGCGAATAAAGCTCCGAGGGATTTTCTGTACAATTCGCCTGCTTTATCTTTTCCTCCGATCAGTACTTTAAAACGGTCAAGGGGTTTGTCGATATTTTTGGTAAGCTCCAGAGTAGGGAAGCTGGATTTGCCCTGAAGTTCGTACTCCATGGTATCCAGATTCAATCCGTGAATTTCAGATTTACCCTCAGCGTTTTTAGTTTTCTTGTAGAATCCCTGCTGAGATTTTGATCCCAACCAGTTATTATCCATCATTTTCTGGATATAATCAGGAAGCGCAAAAACATTGTTGAAATCATTGGCTTCAGCGCCGCTCTGACGGACACCGTTTGCCACGTGAACTAAAGTGTCAAGACCTACAACGTCAGCAGTTCTGAAAGTTGCAGATTTCGGACGGCCGATTACCGGACCGGTTAATTTATCAATATCGGTTACATTCAGTCCTAAACCTTTTACCTCGTGAAGAAGGTTCATCATAGAGAAAACTCCGATTCTGTTGGCGATAAATGCAGGAGTGTCTTTGGCTAAAACAGTTGTTTTTCCTAAGAATTTAGCGCCGTAATCCATATAGAATTTAGCGATTTCAGGATCGGTTTCCGGAGTTGGTATAACTTCCAGCAAAGGAAGATATCTTACAGGGTTGAAGAAGTGCGTTCCGGCGAAATATTTCTTGAAATCATCGCTTCTACCTTCAATTAGGAAGTGAATTGGGATTCCGGAAGTGTTGGAAGAAATTAAAGTTCCGGGTTTTCTGAACTGTTCAATTTTTTCGTAAACCGATTTCTTGATGTCGAGTCTTTCTACAACAACCTCGATAATCCAGTCGGTATTTTTGATTTTCTTAAGATCATCATCAAAGTTTCCGACGGTGATTCTGTCTGCAAATTTCGGTGAATACAAAAGTGCCGGACTGGCTTTTTTAAGCTTCTCGAAGTTTTCGGCCGCGATTCTGTTTCTCACGGATTTGTCTTCTTTGCTTAGACCCTTTTTCTGTTCGGCTTCCGTAAGTTCAAAAGGAATAATATCGAGCAAAAGTACTTCTACACCAATGTTGGCGAAGTGCGCAGCGATGCCCGAACCCATTATTCCTGAACCAAGAACCGTAACATGTTTGATTCTTCTTTTCATCTCTTAATTTTTAGTTATTATCGTTTCAGGATGCAACCTTTCGGTTTCATGCTTTATTTTTATTGTTTAAATCGTTGGCAATCTTCAGAATGTCGTGCATTACCTCCTTAAATATTTCCATTTTTTCAGCGGGAATTTTTTCCACCACTTTACGGTTAAAGTTTACCACTACTTCTTTTGAAAGATTTCTGCTGTTCAGTCCTTTATCTGTCAGTTTAATGATGACCTCTCTTTTGTCGGTAGGTGTTTTTTCTTTGTAGATATAACCGTTATCTTCTAAAAGTTTGATGATTCTTGTTAAAGACGTAGGCTCGATGGCCATTTTAGGTCCGAGGTTAGTGCTTCGCGTACCTTCCTTTGGATCGATTTTGAGAAGTGTAAGTGCTTGAACTGCAGTTGCATCGTGATCCTGAGCGAATTCAGAATACATTTTTGAAACCGCAAGCCAGGTTGATTTTAAAATAAGGTCAATATTTTCAACTCTTTCAATATTTTTGTGTTCCATGGGGCTATAAGTTGTGATTTACACAAATATAACAAAAAATACTATGCATGCATAGTATTTTTGGATTAATCAGTAAGTGCTTGATTATTAGTTTAATAATTGATATGGCTTACATAATGCTATGCATGCATAATACTTTAAACACATTCTGTAAATGTCGAATTATCCGATGTTTGCAATTAAATCTGCTACTTCGCTAAAGGAACCGCATTTTTGTTGAAAATCTGGACCTGATATTAACCAAAAAGGATCGATAAATTCAAATTTTAGTGTTGAAAGGTTTTTTGATGCATTTTTTTGGAGGAAAGAATAGAGCATTTCCTTGTGCAATGCCGGTGAAATAATCTGTGGCGGAACAAAACCTTCGTTCACGTGAAATATATTTGGGTTTAGAAGTTCATCATGTTTCAGCAGGATATCTTCAGTAATTCCGGCGTCCAAAATTCCGTCATTTACAAGCCAGATTTTATCGGCAAATTCTTTTGATAAGCGCCAATCGTGCGACGAAAACAGGATAAGTTTATTCCGTGTTTTGGCAAGTTTTCTAAGCAGTTTCAGAATAATAATTTTGTTTTCCTCATCCAAATGCGTGGTAGGTTCATCGAGAATAATCATAGGCGAGTTTTGCGCCAAAGCCCTTCCGATAAATGCTTTTTGGAGATTTCCGTCAGAGAGTTTCTGTAACGGAAAATTTGTATACTGGCTTAGATTTAAACTGTAGATAATCTCCTCAACTTCAACTTTATCTTCATCAGTTAATTCAAAATAGTAAGGATAATGAATGTATTTTCCTAACGCTATAAGGTCTGTGAGCGTATAATTTGCCGGTATCTGCGATTTAGAAAAAACCACGGCAACCTGTTCTGCGATTTCTTTGTTGGAAAGATCTTTAATCTGTTTGTTCTGAAGCCGTATTTCTCCGTCCAAAACCGGAATCTGGTTGAGAATACTTTTGATCAAAGTAGTTTTCCCGACTCCGTTATTGCCTATGAGCAAGCAGGTTTCTCCTAATTGCAGACCCGTTTCAACTTCCTGGATTAAAGGATTTTTGTAACCGAATGTTGTATTTTTAAGCTCCAGAAACATTTCTATGCTGCTTTTTTGTTATTCATCATCATGGCCAAAATCACCGGAATTCCGAACAGAGAAGTAATTACATTGAGGGGAAACTGCGTGGTTTCTGAAATGATGGAGAAGAATTCCATAATTAAAATTCCTAAAATCATGTTTAAGATCCACTGCTGCCAAAGTTTTGCAGGATTATAAATCATTCTGCAGAAATGGGGAACGACAATGCCAATAAACAGGATAGGTCCTAAAAACGCTGTTACTGAAGCAGAAAGTACCGAAGATGCAACGATTATAAATAGCTTCAACTGGTTCAGATTTACCCCTAAACTTTGTGCGTAGGCGGTTCCGAGAGAATTCCCAATGAGAGGCTTTATCGATTTAAATCCTAAAAATAAACCAATGATTACAATAATGCCCAGAACCCAAATCTGATTAGTGGAAACCTGATTGTTTGCCCCGAAACTCCAGAGAATATAGTTCTTTAGACTTTGGTTTTCTGCATAAAACTGAAGAATTGATACTACTGCTCCTGCTAAAGCAGAAACCAAAAACCCGAAAATTATAAGGAAAGACTTATCCTGAAATCTGCCCGAAAAAGCCAGCAGAATCATCATTAAAACTAAACTTCCGGCAATCGCTGAAATGCTGAGAAAACTGTTCTGAAAAAACTCAGGAAGCACAAAATTCTGTGCGAAAAATATATAGAAAGCAACGCTCAGACTGGCTACCGATGTAATTCCTAAAACCGAAGGGCCGGCTAACGGATTCTGAAAATATTCCTGCAAAAGGAAGCCGGAAGTGGGAATTGCAATTCCCGCTAATGCCATTGCCAAAACGCGGTTGATGCGAAGCTGCGCAATCTGAGAATGCTCAAAATTGGAAGAAACAAAATCCAGAAAGCCCAATTTCATGAAGCCAATGTTCAGATTAACTGCGACCGAAATTAGAATTCCGAGCGCTATGAATAAGCTTATGATCTTAAATTTTTTGGACATTATAACAAGCCCGGAAGGTTTCTAAAAACTCGGAATTTATTTAAATGAGCTTATTTTCCCGTCCAGCATTTCTTTGCTCATCATTCCGATGGTCTCGTCGGTTTTATCGCCTTTTCTCATAAAGGTGAAGGGAATAGAACCGCCGTCCCACTGCTTGAAGTTTTTAGGAAAAAACTCTGGTGTAAGTTTTTGTCCGTCAACGAGAACGATATGTTTAGAAAGGTTATTTTCTTCAGCAAATGCCTTCACTTTGGTTTCCCAGTCTTCCCGCGGATCAAGTCCAACAAAGGTAAACTTCACGGGCTGCGATTTCAGTTCTTCTATTTTTTCTTTAAAATGCGGCATTTCCCGCATGCACGGTCCGCACCATGTCGCGAAAAAGTTGGTTACGTATAAAGTGTCATTATCTTTTTTAGCAAGGATTTCAGAAGTTTCTTCGGGGCTTAATTCGATCTGCTTGAAGGGAATAACTGCCTCAGAAATCTCGTTGGATTCCGGAACAGTAACTGAATCAGCAGGAGTAGTGTCGGTATTTTCGGTAATTTTACTTTCTTTTTTACAAGCGGTAAAAGCAACCAAAATCATCGTGCTCAGAAGGAATTTTTTCATTTTATTTTTATTATTTTTGAAGGATATTTGATATGGAAAAACGATTACCCAAAGCGAAGCAGGCAGAATTTCACCGGCTAAAATTAGCGAAAAAGCAACAACTTACCAAAAACACTTTTGCGTTGGAATTTGAAATTCCGGAAGCCTTCAAATTAAATTATCAGTTTGAAGCCGGACAATATGTTACCGTAAGATATCTTTCAAAAGGAGAAGTTTTTCAGAATGATTTTTCAATGACTTCCGCACCGTTTGAGGAAAAGATTGCACTTGGAATTAAAATCAATAACGACGAAAGTTCTACCAAAGATTTATATGAGGGATTTGAAGTGGGTGATGAAGTTGAAGTTTCCGAACCGAAGGGCCGTTTTACCTTGATTTCGAAGCCGCATGAATTCCGTACGATCATTGGTTTTGGAGGCGGAATTGGGATTACTCCTTTACTCAGTCATTTCAAGAATATTCTTCATAGCGAACCGAGAACCCGACTTTTCCTGTTTTACGGAAACCGCAAGTCTGAAGAAATTGCTTTTAAAAACGAATTGGATGCCTTAGCCAAAAAATATGGCGAGCGTCTGCAGATTTTTTATTTCTTTTCTCAGGAACCCACGTCAGATAATTTATTTCACGGCAGGTTGGATGAAAGAAAATTGAAATTAATCATCAACCAAATTCTTCATTTGGATGATACCGATGAAGAAAGCACAATTTGGGACGCGGTAGATGAAGTGCTGATTTGCGGAAAAGGTGAAATGATAAAATCCCTTGCCAATGCCTGCTACAATAACGGAATTCCAAAGAAAAATATTCATTTTGAACTTTTCGAAGAGTATAATGAAGATATTTATCCTCAGGAAAAAGATTTTCCGCGGATTGAGAATATTGAAGTGGATTTTAAACTTTTCAACCACAAGTATTCGACGACTTTAGAACATAATGAGATAAAACTTCTGCAGCAACTGTTGATTCAGGGATTTCCGGTGCCTTATTCCTGTAAATCGGGAATATGCGGCAGCTGCGAATGTATGCTGGAAGAAGGAGAAGTTGAACTGCTCGAAAATGAATATTTAACTGAAAAGGAAGAAGCTTCAGGAAAAATTCTAGCCTGCATGTCTGTAGTGTTGAGTAAAAAAATAAAGGTTAATTTTGATTTGATTTAAAGCAGAATTTGAAGAGAATCTTATACATATTAAAGTCTTTTTTCACGTTGGTTGAAATGGCCCTTTTGCTGATGATTTTAGCAAACGTATGGGTTTACGCCTTAACCAACGGCCGGACTTACACCCGGATTTCGAAAATTCCACCGCGAGAAGTCGCGCTGGTTTTGGGAACATCACCAAAAATGAAATCCGGCGTTTCAAACCCATACTTTACCTCTCGGATGGACGCTGCTGCTTTGCTCTATCACCACGGCAAAATCAAAAAAATTATCGTTAGCGGCGAGAAAAGTTCCGGTTACGATGAACCTTTTGCCATGAAAAATTATTTGATTTATCAGGAAGGCGTTCCAGAACGTATCATTATTGAAGATCCAAAAGGGTTTAAGACCCAAACCAGCATAAGCAACTGCAAAAACATCTATCAAAAGAATGATGTGATTATTGTTTCGCAGGGATTTCATAATCTTCGCGCGCTTTTTTATGCCAGAAATAATGATATGAATGCGTTGGGATTCGATGCACAGGATGTTTTGAGCAACCAGAGTTATTA
The window above is part of the Kaistella faecalis genome. Proteins encoded here:
- a CDS encoding 2Fe-2S iron-sulfur cluster-binding protein; protein product: MEKRLPKAKQAEFHRLKLAKKQQLTKNTFALEFEIPEAFKLNYQFEAGQYVTVRYLSKGEVFQNDFSMTSAPFEEKIALGIKINNDESSTKDLYEGFEVGDEVEVSEPKGRFTLISKPHEFRTIIGFGGGIGITPLLSHFKNILHSEPRTRLFLFYGNRKSEEIAFKNELDALAKKYGERLQIFYFFSQEPTSDNLFHGRLDERKLKLIINQILHLDDTDEESTIWDAVDEVLICGKGEMIKSLANACYNNGIPKKNIHFELFEEYNEDIYPQEKDFPRIENIEVDFKLFNHKYSTTLEHNEIKLLQQLLIQGFPVPYSCKSGICGSCECMLEEGEVELLENEYLTEKEEASGKILACMSVVLSKKIKVNFDLI
- a CDS encoding SanA/YdcF family protein, encoding MILANVWVYALTNGRTYTRISKIPPREVALVLGTSPKMKSGVSNPYFTSRMDAAALLYHHGKIKKIIVSGEKSSGYDEPFAMKNYLIYQEGVPERIIIEDPKGFKTQTSISNCKNIYQKNDVIIVSQGFHNLRALFYARNNDMNALGFDAQDVLSNQSYYRNQSREFLARVLAVVYYVFGIERKG
- a CDS encoding acyl-CoA dehydrogenase family protein; this encodes MSDTTQKTLIGGDFLITETPAQDIFTLEELSEEQKMMRDSAKEFIDREVVPHHERFESKDYALTEATMRQLGEMGFLGVTVPEQYGGLGMGFVTTMLACDYLSGGNGSLATAYGAHTGIGTLPILLYGTEEQKNKYLPDLATGTKFGAYCLTEPDAGSDANSGKTKAKLSEDGKHYIINGQKMWISNAGFAEIFIVFAKIDDDKNITGFIVEKTGTEGLTFGEEEHKLGIRSSSTRQVFFNDMKVPVENLLGERNNGFKIALNALNVGRIKLAAANLDGQRRILAHATKYANERKQFGVAISTFGAIRKKIAEMATGIFVSEAGSYRAAKDVQDKIDELVAGGMNHQEAELKGVEEFAVEASILKVFVSDLTQNTADEGIQIYGGMGFSSDAPMEAAWRDARIGRIYEGTNEINRLLAVGMLIKKTMKGQLDLLKPAMAVGKELMGIPSFDVPDYSELLSEEKAVIANLKKVFLMVSGAALQKYMMEMEKQQHLLLNASEILNQIYMAESAVLRAEKHFTADSVEVAMAQLNLYKATEKIIAAAKEGIISFAEGDEQRMMLSGLRRFTKYTNQPNVIALTEKIAAHYVEKGHY
- a CDS encoding iron ABC transporter permease, with translation MSKKFKIISLFIALGILISVAVNLNIGFMKLGFLDFVSSNFEHSQIAQLRINRVLAMALAGIAIPTSGFLLQEYFQNPLAGPSVLGITSVASLSVAFYIFFAQNFVLPEFFQNSFLSISAIAGSLVLMMILLAFSGRFQDKSFLIIFGFLVSALAGAVVSILQFYAENQSLKNYILWSFGANNQVSTNQIWVLGIIVIIGLFLGFKSIKPLIGNSLGTAYAQSLGVNLNQLKLFIIVASSVLSASVTAFLGPILFIGIVVPHFCRMIYNPAKLWQQWILNMILGILIMEFFSIISETTQFPLNVITSLFGIPVILAMMMNNKKAA
- a CDS encoding 3-hydroxyacyl-CoA dehydrogenase/enoyl-CoA hydratase family protein codes for the protein MKRRIKHVTVLGSGIMGSGIAAHFANIGVEVLLLDIIPFELTEAEQKKGLSKEDKSVRNRIAAENFEKLKKASPALLYSPKFADRITVGNFDDDLKKIKNTDWIIEVVVERLDIKKSVYEKIEQFRKPGTLISSNTSGIPIHFLIEGRSDDFKKYFAGTHFFNPVRYLPLLEVIPTPETDPEIAKFYMDYGAKFLGKTTVLAKDTPAFIANRIGVFSMMNLLHEVKGLGLNVTDIDKLTGPVIGRPKSATFRTADVVGLDTLVHVANGVRQSGAEANDFNNVFALPDYIQKMMDNNWLGSKSQQGFYKKTKNAEGKSEIHGLNLDTMEYELQGKSSFPTLELTKNIDKPLDRFKVLIGGKDKAGELYRKSLGALFAYVSHKVPEISDEVYKIDDAMRAGFGWENGPFEIWDAVGVQKGIDLAKEAGYEVSDWVKNVETFYKVNDEGQSIYFDKNSGNYSNIPGQEAFIILDNIRKNKTLWSNSGSAIQDLGDGIINFEIRSKMNSLGGEVLDGLNRAIDLAEKEYDGLVIGNQGANFSVGANLAMILMMAIEQDWDDLNMAIAYFQKSMMRVRYSSIPVVVAPHGMTLGGGCEMTMHADKVVAAAETYIGLVETGVGVIPGGGGTKEFAIRTSREFHSDDVKNNRLRDAFMNIAMGKVATSAYEAYDMGILENHKDIVVVNKNTQILEAKKVAKLMADQGYTQPIEQKVKVLGKDALGMFYVGTDQMLTGKYISEHDKKIADKLANVLVGGNLSEPTVVTEQYLLNLERETFLQLCGERKTLERIQYMLQNGKPLRN
- a CDS encoding TlpA family protein disulfide reductase gives rise to the protein MKKFLLSTMILVAFTACKKESKITENTDTTPADSVTVPESNEISEAVIPFKQIELSPEETSEILAKKDNDTLYVTNFFATWCGPCMREMPHFKEKIEELKSQPVKFTFVGLDPREDWETKVKAFAEENNLSKHIVLVDGQKLTPEFFPKNFKQWDGGSIPFTFMRKGDKTDETIGMMSKEMLDGKISSFK
- a CDS encoding ABC transporter ATP-binding protein, with translation MFLELKNTTFGYKNPLIQEVETGLQLGETCLLIGNNGVGKTTLIKSILNQIPVLDGEIRLQNKQIKDLSNKEIAEQVAVVFSKSQIPANYTLTDLIALGKYIHYPYYFELTDEDKVEVEEIIYSLNLSQYTNFPLQKLSDGNLQKAFIGRALAQNSPMIILDEPTTHLDEENKIIILKLLRKLAKTRNKLILFSSHDWRLSKEFADKIWLVNDGILDAGITEDILLKHDELLNPNIFHVNEGFVPPQIISPALHKEMLYSFLQKNASKNLSTLKFEFIDPFWLISGPDFQQKCGSFSEVADLIANIG
- a CDS encoding MarR family winged helix-turn-helix transcriptional regulator, with protein sequence MEHKNIERVENIDLILKSTWLAVSKMYSEFAQDHDATAVQALTLLKIDPKEGTRSTNLGPKMAIEPTSLTRIIKLLEDNGYIYKEKTPTDKREVIIKLTDKGLNSRNLSKEVVVNFNRKVVEKIPAEKMEIFKEVMHDILKIANDLNNKNKA
- a CDS encoding acetyl-CoA C-acyltransferase; this encodes MSRQAYIIKGFRTAVGKAPKGSLRFTRPDVLAATVIEKLMAAVPQLDKDRIDDLIVGNAMPEAEQGLNVARLISLMGLNTDKVPGVTVNRYCASGSEAIAIASAKIQAGMADCIIAGGTESMSYIPMGGYKPVPETEIAKTNPDYYWGMGYTAEEVANQYKISREEQDQFAYESHMKALKANEEGKFANQIVSIPVEYNFLDENQKMQTKKFDFNVDEGPRKDTSIEGLAKLRPVFANGGSVTAGNSSQMSDGAAFVIVMSEEMVKELGLEPEARLVAYAAAGLEPRIMGMGPIYAIPKALKQAGLELKDIDLIELNEAFASQSVAIKKELGLNPDILNVNGGAIALGHPLGCTGTKLTVQLLDEMRRRGNKYGMVSMCVGTGQGAASIFELL